In Ovis aries strain OAR_USU_Benz2616 breed Rambouillet chromosome 13, ARS-UI_Ramb_v3.0, whole genome shotgun sequence, the following are encoded in one genomic region:
- the LOC105613810 gene encoding M-phase phosphoprotein 6-like produces MAAEHKTKLSKNLLCMKFMQRGLDSETKKQLEEEEKKIISEEHWYLDLPELKEKKSFIIEEQSFLLCEELLYERMSFRGFNPKVEKLMLQMNAKNKAEEAEEQTVELDVSDEEMARRYETLVGIIGKKFAKKRDCAIYEEDENGVKK; encoded by the coding sequence ATGGCAGCCGAGCACAAAACAAAGCTGTCCAAGAACTTGCTGTGCATGAAGTTCATGCAAAGGGGACTTGACTCGGAAACCAAGAAACaactagaagaggaagaaaagaaaatcattagtGAAGAGCACTGGTACTTGGATTTGCCTGAGCTGAAAGAGAAGAAGAGTTTCATTATAGAAGAGCAGAGTTTCTTGTTGTGTGAAGAACTTCTCTATGAAAGAATGTCATTCAGAGGATTTAATCCTAAGGTTGAGAAATTAATGCTTCAGATGAACGCTAAGAACaaagcagaagaagctgaagagcAAACAGTGGAGCTTGATGTGTCAGATGAAGAAATGGCTAGAAGATATGAGACCTTGGTGGGGATAATTGGGAAAAAGTTTGCCAAGAAAAGAGACTGTGCCATCTACGAAGAAGATGAAAATGGAGTAAAGaagtaa